From one Gemmatimonadota bacterium genomic stretch:
- a CDS encoding iron dependent repressor, metal binding and dimerization domain protein: MQDPIPQLPTPEHALLWFFAVALLVALLLWPGRGVVARVRRSLRSSERVRMEDALKQLLSAERRGVASSADTLAGALGITRLLASSTLQRLSEGGLVSLDPAGPSLTEAGREYALRILRTHRLWERYLADRTGVRPEDWHTVAEEAEHTLTGGEVDALSARLGHPLYDPHGDPIPRPDGSLPPYRATTLNSVEPGSAVAVTHVEDEPPEVFRQLTELGLVPGARMEVQERGTHGVRVVGEFGERVIPRSVAGHVTVRPLVEGEGIPRSRRSLADVPRGEVARVAGISPACQGPQRRRLLDLGVVAGTLVVPELVSSGGDPVAYRIRGALIALRRDQARWVEVEPAATPSVRSA, encoded by the coding sequence ATGCAGGACCCGATCCCCCAGCTTCCCACCCCCGAGCACGCGCTGCTCTGGTTCTTCGCCGTCGCCCTCCTGGTCGCATTGCTGCTGTGGCCGGGGAGGGGGGTCGTGGCGCGCGTCCGTCGCTCGCTGCGCTCCAGCGAGCGGGTTCGCATGGAGGACGCCCTCAAGCAGCTGCTGTCCGCGGAACGACGCGGCGTCGCCTCGTCCGCCGACACGCTGGCGGGCGCCCTCGGGATCACGCGCCTCCTCGCGTCCTCGACGCTCCAACGGCTCTCGGAGGGCGGACTGGTGAGCCTGGATCCCGCGGGGCCGAGCCTCACCGAGGCGGGACGCGAGTACGCGCTGCGCATCCTGCGCACGCACCGGCTCTGGGAGCGCTACCTGGCGGACCGGACCGGTGTGCGTCCGGAGGACTGGCACACGGTTGCGGAGGAAGCGGAGCATACGCTGACGGGCGGCGAGGTGGACGCGCTGTCCGCCCGCTTGGGGCACCCGCTGTACGACCCGCACGGGGATCCGATCCCCCGACCGGACGGGTCGCTGCCTCCGTACCGGGCCACGACGCTCAACAGCGTCGAGCCCGGCAGCGCCGTGGCGGTGACCCACGTGGAGGACGAGCCGCCGGAGGTCTTCCGGCAGCTCACCGAGCTGGGTCTGGTGCCCGGGGCCCGGATGGAGGTGCAGGAGCGCGGCACCCACGGCGTTCGCGTGGTCGGGGAGTTCGGCGAGCGCGTGATCCCGCGCTCGGTCGCCGGCCATGTGACGGTCCGCCCGCTGGTGGAGGGGGAGGGCATCCCCCGCTCGCGCCGCTCGCTCGCCGACGTGCCGCGCGGCGAGGTGGCGCGGGTGGCCGGGATCTCCCCCGCCTGCCAGGGGCCCCAACGGCGCCGACTGCTCGACCTGGGCGTGGTGGCCGGCACGCTCGTGGTGCCGGAGCTCGTCAGCAGCGGAGGCGATCCGGTCGCCTACCGGATCCGCGGGGCCCTGATCGCGCTCCGCCGGGATCAGGCGCGCTGGGTGGAGGTGGAGCCCGCCGCGACCCCGTCCGTCCGGAGCGCGTGA
- a CDS encoding CopD family protein: MGTAAGRALVFFGILLTVGAVFGRLRLIPGEAPSASPAGRAAARLGLFGSAAVGVGLAVLFAAQLSAFRDPFAPLGAEAALLLSTAWGRTWSGGGLAALLAAAGFAVAAAGRGVGWGTATLATLGLCFLPGLTGHAVATEGARTLAVLADALHVGAAGVWMGGLAAVLALDAPKAPGSDGALAHRVRVFSPWARGAVALLVATGLYASWLHVPGLWALTGSAYGVRLLLKLALVAGVAALGWWNWTRATHRLAAGGMAAVDARRVMFVELTLGLGVVVAFTAVLVQTAPP; the protein is encoded by the coding sequence ATGGGCACGGCGGCCGGCCGCGCGCTCGTCTTCTTCGGGATCCTCCTGACGGTCGGGGCCGTCTTCGGACGGCTCCGGCTGATCCCGGGTGAGGCCCCCTCGGCGTCCCCCGCGGGGCGCGCCGCCGCGCGCCTGGGCCTCTTCGGCAGCGCCGCCGTGGGGGTGGGGCTGGCCGTCCTCTTCGCGGCGCAGCTGAGCGCCTTCCGCGATCCCTTCGCGCCGCTCGGGGCCGAGGCGGCCCTGCTGCTCTCCACGGCCTGGGGGCGGACCTGGTCGGGGGGCGGGCTCGCCGCGCTCCTGGCCGCCGCGGGCTTCGCGGTCGCGGCGGCGGGGCGCGGGGTGGGGTGGGGGACCGCCACGCTGGCCACGCTCGGGCTCTGTTTCCTCCCCGGTCTGACCGGCCACGCGGTGGCCACCGAAGGCGCCCGGACCCTGGCCGTGCTGGCCGACGCGCTGCACGTCGGGGCGGCGGGCGTGTGGATGGGCGGGCTGGCCGCCGTGCTGGCCCTCGACGCCCCGAAGGCTCCCGGATCGGATGGCGCGCTCGCCCACCGGGTCCGGGTCTTCTCTCCGTGGGCCCGCGGCGCCGTGGCCCTCCTGGTCGCCACCGGCCTCTACGCCTCCTGGCTCCATGTGCCTGGGCTCTGGGCCCTGACCGGTTCGGCGTATGGCGTGCGCCTCCTCCTCAAGCTCGCTCTGGTGGCGGGGGTCGCCGCGCTCGGGTGGTGGAACTGGACGCGAGCGACCCACCGCCTCGCGGCCGGGGGGATGGCCGCGGTCGATGCCCGGCGCGTCATGTTCGTCGAGCTCACGCTGGGACTGGGCGTGGTGGTGGCCTTCACCGCGGTGCTGGTGCAGACCGCGCCGCCCTGA
- a CDS encoding copper resistance protein CopC, translating into MKLGRWSTGIAVAVTLLGSLGAARAADVRHLALVKSAPAADERVQAVAEVRLWFNQVPQDKATSIRVLDAAGAAVALGDVAPDASDAKVQVAKVPASLAAGTYTVAWRTMSPDGHVVRDQFDFTVAPAR; encoded by the coding sequence ATGAAGCTCGGACGATGGAGTACGGGAATCGCGGTGGCGGTGACGCTCCTGGGGAGCCTGGGCGCGGCGCGCGCCGCGGACGTGCGGCATCTGGCCCTGGTGAAGTCGGCGCCCGCGGCGGACGAGCGGGTCCAGGCCGTGGCGGAGGTGCGCCTGTGGTTCAACCAGGTGCCGCAGGACAAGGCGACGTCCATCCGCGTGCTGGACGCGGCGGGGGCGGCGGTGGCGCTCGGCGACGTGGCGCCCGACGCCTCGGACGCCAAGGTGCAGGTGGCCAAGGTCCCGGCGTCGCTGGCGGCGGGCACCTATACGGTGGCGTGGCGCACCATGTCACCCGACGGCCACGTGGTGCGCGACCAGTTCGACTTCACGGTCGCGCCGGCGCGCTGA